One segment of Spodoptera frugiperda isolate SF20-4 chromosome 5, AGI-APGP_CSIRO_Sfru_2.0, whole genome shotgun sequence DNA contains the following:
- the LOC118271787 gene encoding recQ-mediated genome instability protein 1-like: MSSLMNAVRQYLASQHMFVVDDWLSGCVEYLSEDTENNYSEDDIKKLAKEQWLLNDLKEICPGSLPVNLNGQMKTVLNGRFVLQINAVMDIGTPAYQQYLKLQKVNMENVEATTNYEDKISSHRMLKLYMTDGVQEITALEYKPMRNLSCDITPGCKVLVKGPVECRRGQLLLTESAIELLGGEVQEIVISNSLAGQLSAKLGLPMTQESDLNSTMNMARNTNIPTPHTDMPPPYVQPPPTLDQHRNMDEPPPFADDEIDIDQLAALEEQLVDIPAKRPLEPQTPNPGKKLKTETANQSFDYPDDNDLFLGEDEDYLRELEAQIDASDNEVVMSQNKGDNPVSADPFVYIKQIKDLSDNDRLGKVFRVKGQIMSLLSKLSVGKDGWSLKCTIVDGTGSLDVEFTSDVLSKLVGYTPQEMSANKKLFATRPDLKEKTISGLQKAKDTLQVLYCIIELTLLDVPKITNITPFDASHVDQLNRRNMS, translated from the exons ATGTCTTCACTCATGAACGCGGTGCGCCAGTATCTGGCGTCTCAGCACATGTTCGTTGTCGACGATTGGCTATCGGG ATGTGTGGAATATCTATCTGAGGATACAGAAAACAATTATAGCGAGGATGATATTAAGAAGTTAGCGAAGGAACAATGGTTGTTAAATGATTTGAAGGAGATATGCCCTGGGTCTCTGCCAGTAAACCTCAACGGGCAGATGAAGACGGTGCTCAATGGACGATTTGTACTGCAGATCAATGCTGTCATggatatag GTACCCCAGCTTACCAGCAGTACTTGAAGTTACAAAAGGTGAACATGGAGAATGTGGAGGCAACCACCAACTATGAAGATAAGATCTCCAGTCATAG GATGCTGAAATTATACATGACAGATGGTGTACAGGAGATAACAGCTTTAGAATACAAACCAATGAGGAACCTTAGCTGTGACATCACTCCTGGTTGCAAAGTACTTGTAAAAG GTCCAGTAGAATGTCGGAGAGGGCAGCTATTATTAACAGAGAGTGCCATAGAGTTACTAGGTGGAGAGGTACAGGAGATAGTAATATCCAACTCATTAGCAGGGCAACTGTCTGCTAAGTTAGGGTTACCTATGACTCAAG AATCAGACCTCAACTCAACAATGAACATGGCGAGAAACACGAACATACCTACACCACACACAGACATGCCGCCTCCATACGTCCAACCACCACCAACATTGGACCAACATCGAAACATGGATGAACCACCACCCTTTGCTGATGATGAAATAGATATAGACCAATTAGCTGCTTTAGAAGAACAGCTAGTAGACATACCTGCGAAAAGACCACTAGAACCTCAAACACCGAACCCAGGGAAGAAATTAAAAACGGAAACTGCAAACCAATCCTTCGACTATCCAGATGATAATGACTTATTCTTGGGAGAAGATGAAGACTATCTTAGGGAACTCGAAGCTCAAATAGATGCAAGCGATAATGAAGTTGTTATGTCACAGAATAAGGGTGATAATCCCGTGTCAGCAGACCCTTTTGTTTATATAAAGCAGATTAAAGATTTGAGTGACAATGATAGATTGGGGAAAGTGTTTAGAGTGAAGGGGCAAATAATGAGTTTGCTGTCTAAATTGTCTGTGGGGAAAGATGGGTGGAGTCTGAAATGTACCATTGTGGATGGTACTGGGAGTCTAGATGTGGAGTTCACGAGTGATGTACTGTCCAAGTTGGTTGGTTATACGCCTCAAGAAATGAGTGCGAACAAAAAGCTGTTTGCTACAAGGCCGGATTTGAAAGAGAAGACTATTTCG GGTTTACAGAAAGCAAAGGACACCCTACAAGTGTTATATTGTATCATAGAGCTGACATTACTGGATGTGCCTAAAATAACCAATATCACACCTTTCGACGCCTCACACGTCGACCAGCTGAATAGGAGGAATATGAGctga